One genomic region from Vitis riparia cultivar Riparia Gloire de Montpellier isolate 1030 chromosome 17, EGFV_Vit.rip_1.0, whole genome shotgun sequence encodes:
- the LOC117934381 gene encoding sucrose synthase 7-like isoform X2 has translation MASSSAPVIKQQDIADTMPDALKQSRYHMKRCFARFVGSGRRLMKYRHIMEEIEKSIEDKAERSRVMDGLLGYILNTTQEAAVVPPYVAFAVRPSPGLWEFVKVSADDLGVDGITSAEYLKFKETIFDENWATDENTLEIDFGAFDYSTPHLTLNSSIGNGLNYVSKFMTSKLSGTSENAKPLVEYLLAMNHQGESLMINEMLNTVSKLQTALIVAEVFVSSLPKDTPYQSFEQRLKDWGFEKGWGDSAERVKDTMRTLSEVLQAPDPMKMELLFSRLPNMFNIVVFSPHGYFGQADVLGLPDTGGQVVYILDQVKALEEELLHRIKQQGLIVKPQILVVTRLIPEARGTKCDQEIEPVLNTKHSHILRVPFRTENGVLRQWVSRFDIYPYLERYAQDASAKILAHMECKPDLIIGNYTDGNMVASLMASKLGVTQGTIAHALEKTKYEDSDVKWKELDGKYHFSCQFTADMFAMNATDFIITSTFQEIAGSKDRPGQYENHAAFTMPGLCRVVSGINVFDTKFNIAAPGADQSVYFPYMEKQKRLTSFHPAIEELLYSKEDNKEHLGYLSDRKKPIIFSMARLDTVKNITGLTEWYGKNKRLRSLVNLVVVAGFFDPSKSKDREEIAEIKKMHSLIEKYQLKGQLRWIAAQNDRNRNGELYRCIADTKGAFVQPALYEAFGLTVIEAMNCGLPTFATNQGGPAEIIFDGVSGFHIDPNNGDESSNKIADFFEKCKTDSEYWNKISTAGLQRIYECYTWKIYATKVLNMGSTYGFWRQLNKDQKHAKNRYLQLFYNLQFRKLAKGVPILNEEPREEPQPPPATAITKPQQPASTEGAKPRPSAPTTAPKPQPAARVNEGLDQKQPGLPTRIRAFCPWLWWFFIINISLFLIWYLLMKL, from the exons ATGGCTTCATCATCAGCTCCAGTCATCAAACAACAAGACATTGCAGACACTATGCCCGACGCTTTAAAGCAGAGCCGATACCACATGAAGAGATGCTTTGCCAG ATTCGTTGGGAGCGGGAGAAGGTTGATGAAGTATCGGCATATCATGGAGGAAATAGAGAAATCCATAGAGGACAAGGCTGAAAGAAGCAGGGTTATGGATGGCCTACTTGGTTACATCCTCAACACCACCCAG GAGGCCGCTGTTGTTCCACCATATGTTGCTTTTGCAGTGAGGCCTAGCCCGGGTTTATGGGAATTTGTTAAGGTGAGCGCAGATGATCTAGGCGTAGATGGCATCACTTCTGCAGAGTACTTGAAGTTTAAAGAAACCATCTTTGATGAAAACTG GGCAACTGATGAAAATACGTTGGAGATAGATTTTGGAGCATTTGACTACTCCACGCCTCACCTCACCCTTAATTCTTCTATTGGGAATGGACTCAACTATGTGTCCAAGTTCATGACATCCAAGCTTTCCGGGACCTCTGAGAATGCCAAGCCTTTGGTGGAGTACTTACTCGCTATGAATCATCAAGGAGAG AGTCTTATGATCAATGAAATGCTAAATACTGTGTCCAAGCTTCAAACAGCATTGATTGTAGCTGAAGTTTTCGTCTCCTCGCTGCCTAAAGACACACCATATCAGAGCTTTGAGCAGAG GTTGAAGGATTGGGGTTTTGAGAAAGGATGGGGAGATAGTGCTGAGAGAGTTAAAGATACAATGAGGACACTCTCTGAAGTGCTCCAAGCCCCGGATCCAATGAAGATGGAGCTTCTCTTCAGCAGGCTCCCAAATATGTTCAACATTGTGGTCTTCTCTCCTCATGGATACTTTGGCCAGGCAGATGTTCTCGGTTTGCCAGATACCGGTGGCCAG GTGGTTTACATTCTAGACCAAGTGAAAGCTCTAGAGGAAGAATTGCTCCACAGAATCAAACAGCAAGGCCTAATTGTGAAGCCTCAGATTCTTGTG GTGACCAGGCTTATACCAGAAGCAAGAGGGACAAAATGCGATCAGGAGATAGAGCCCGTCCTCAACACTAAACACTCTCACATTCTTCGGGTTCCGTTTAGGACCGAAAATGGGGTTCTTCGCCAATGGGTTTCCCGGTTTGACATCTACCCTTACCTTGAAAGATATGCTCAG GATGCTTCTGCTAAGATCCTTGCCCACATGGAATGCAAACCAGACCTCATAATTGGGAACTACACCGATGGAAACATGGTGGCGTCTTTGATGGCTAGCAAACTTGGCGTAACTCAG GGGACTATTGCTCATGCTTTGGAGAAAACCAAGTATGAGGATTCTGATGTGAAGTGGAAGGAGTTAGATGGAAAGTACCATTTTTCATGTCAATTCACAGCTGATATGTTTGCAATGAACGCGACCGACTTTATCATCACTAGCACATTTCAGGAAATTGCTGGAAG CAAGGACAGGCCTGGACAGTATGAAAACCATGCAGCCTTCACAATGCCAGGGCTTTGCCGAGTAGTTTCAGGAATCAATGTCTTTGATACAAAATTCAACATTGCTGCTCCTGGGGCTGACCAATCTGTCTACTTCCCCTacatggaaaaacaaaagaggTTAACCTCATTTCATCCCGCCATTGAAGAACTACTCTACAGTAAGGAAGACAACAAAGAACACCT TGGGTATCTATCAGACAGAAAGAAGCCAATCATCTTCTCCATGGCAAGGCTAGATACAGTAAAAAACATTACAGGACTAACTGAATGGTATGGGAAGAACAAAAGGCTGAGAAGCTTGGTGAATCTAGTGGTGGTAGCAGGATTCTTTGATCCATCCAAATCAAAAGACCGAGAAGAAATCGCGGAAATAAAgaagatgcattcattgattgAGAAGTACCAACTCAAGGGCCAATTAAGATGGATAGCAGCTCAGAATGATAGGAACCGCAATGGAGAGCTGTACCGCTGTATTGCAGACACAAAGGGGGCTTTTGTGCAGCCTGCACTGTATGAAGCTTTTGGGCTAACAGTCATTGAGGCGATGAACTGTGGGCTGCCCACCTTTGCAACCAACCAAGGAGGGCCAGCAGAGATTATTTTTGATGGGGTCTCAGGCTTCCACATCGACCCCAACAATGGCGATGAGTCCAGCAACAAGATTGCTGACTTTTTTGAGAAGTGCAAAACAGATAGCGAGTATTGGAACAAGATCTCAACAGCGGGTCTGCAGCGTATATACGAATG CTACACATGGAAGATCTACGCGACCAAAGTGCTGAACATGGGCTCGACCTATGGCTTCTGGAGGCAGTTGAACAAGGATCAGAAGCATGCGAAGAACAGATACCTTCAATTGTTCTACAATCTCCAATTCAGAAAATTG GCGAAGGGTGTGCCCATCCTAAATGAAGAACCGCGAGAGGAACCCCAACCACCACCAGCAACAGCAATAACTAAACCACAACAACCAGCATCAACGGAGGGAGCTAAGCCCCGACCATCAGCACCAACCACGGCACCAAAGCCTCAGCCAGCAGCAAG GGTCAATGAAGGTTTAGATCAGAAGCAGCCTGGCTTGCCTACAAGAATTCGCGCGTTTTGCCCCTGGCTTTGGTGGTTCTTCATCATCAACATCTCTCTTTTCCTCATCTGGTATCTCCTAATGAAGTTATAA
- the LOC117934381 gene encoding sucrose synthase 7-like isoform X1, giving the protein MASSSAPVIKQQDIADTMPDALKQSRYHMKRCFARFVGSGRRLMKYRHIMEEIEKSIEDKAERSRVMDGLLGYILNTTQEAAVVPPYVAFAVRPSPGLWEFVKVSADDLGVDGITSAEYLKFKETIFDENWATDENTLEIDFGAFDYSTPHLTLNSSIGNGLNYVSKFMTSKLSGTSENAKPLVEYLLAMNHQGESLMINEMLNTVSKLQTALIVAEVFVSSLPKDTPYQSFEQRLKDWGFEKGWGDSAERVKDTMRTLSEVLQAPDPMKMELLFSRLPNMFNIVVFSPHGYFGQADVLGLPDTGGQVVYILDQVKALEEELLHRIKQQGLIVKPQILVVTRLIPEARGTKCDQEIEPVLNTKHSHILRVPFRTENGVLRQWVSRFDIYPYLERYAQDASAKILAHMECKPDLIIGNYTDGNMVASLMASKLGVTQGTIAHALEKTKYEDSDVKWKELDGKYHFSCQFTADMFAMNATDFIITSTFQEIAGSKDRPGQYENHAAFTMPGLCRVVSGINVFDTKFNIAAPGADQSVYFPYMEKQKRLTSFHPAIEELLYSKEDNKEHLGYLSDRKKPIIFSMARLDTVKNITGLTEWYGKNKRLRSLVNLVVVAGFFDPSKSKDREEIAEIKKMHSLIEKYQLKGQLRWIAAQNDRNRNGELYRCIADTKGAFVQPALYEAFGLTVIEAMNCGLPTFATNQGGPAEIIFDGVSGFHIDPNNGDESSNKIADFFEKCKTDSEYWNKISTAGLQRIYECYTWKIYATKVLNMGSTYGFWRQLNKDQKHAKNRYLQLFYNLQFRKLAKGVPILNEEPREEPQPPPATAITKPQQPASTEGAKPRPSAPTTAPKPQPAARRPQSGAQRVNEGLDQKQPGLPTRIRAFCPWLWWFFIINISLFLIWYLLMKL; this is encoded by the exons ATGGCTTCATCATCAGCTCCAGTCATCAAACAACAAGACATTGCAGACACTATGCCCGACGCTTTAAAGCAGAGCCGATACCACATGAAGAGATGCTTTGCCAG ATTCGTTGGGAGCGGGAGAAGGTTGATGAAGTATCGGCATATCATGGAGGAAATAGAGAAATCCATAGAGGACAAGGCTGAAAGAAGCAGGGTTATGGATGGCCTACTTGGTTACATCCTCAACACCACCCAG GAGGCCGCTGTTGTTCCACCATATGTTGCTTTTGCAGTGAGGCCTAGCCCGGGTTTATGGGAATTTGTTAAGGTGAGCGCAGATGATCTAGGCGTAGATGGCATCACTTCTGCAGAGTACTTGAAGTTTAAAGAAACCATCTTTGATGAAAACTG GGCAACTGATGAAAATACGTTGGAGATAGATTTTGGAGCATTTGACTACTCCACGCCTCACCTCACCCTTAATTCTTCTATTGGGAATGGACTCAACTATGTGTCCAAGTTCATGACATCCAAGCTTTCCGGGACCTCTGAGAATGCCAAGCCTTTGGTGGAGTACTTACTCGCTATGAATCATCAAGGAGAG AGTCTTATGATCAATGAAATGCTAAATACTGTGTCCAAGCTTCAAACAGCATTGATTGTAGCTGAAGTTTTCGTCTCCTCGCTGCCTAAAGACACACCATATCAGAGCTTTGAGCAGAG GTTGAAGGATTGGGGTTTTGAGAAAGGATGGGGAGATAGTGCTGAGAGAGTTAAAGATACAATGAGGACACTCTCTGAAGTGCTCCAAGCCCCGGATCCAATGAAGATGGAGCTTCTCTTCAGCAGGCTCCCAAATATGTTCAACATTGTGGTCTTCTCTCCTCATGGATACTTTGGCCAGGCAGATGTTCTCGGTTTGCCAGATACCGGTGGCCAG GTGGTTTACATTCTAGACCAAGTGAAAGCTCTAGAGGAAGAATTGCTCCACAGAATCAAACAGCAAGGCCTAATTGTGAAGCCTCAGATTCTTGTG GTGACCAGGCTTATACCAGAAGCAAGAGGGACAAAATGCGATCAGGAGATAGAGCCCGTCCTCAACACTAAACACTCTCACATTCTTCGGGTTCCGTTTAGGACCGAAAATGGGGTTCTTCGCCAATGGGTTTCCCGGTTTGACATCTACCCTTACCTTGAAAGATATGCTCAG GATGCTTCTGCTAAGATCCTTGCCCACATGGAATGCAAACCAGACCTCATAATTGGGAACTACACCGATGGAAACATGGTGGCGTCTTTGATGGCTAGCAAACTTGGCGTAACTCAG GGGACTATTGCTCATGCTTTGGAGAAAACCAAGTATGAGGATTCTGATGTGAAGTGGAAGGAGTTAGATGGAAAGTACCATTTTTCATGTCAATTCACAGCTGATATGTTTGCAATGAACGCGACCGACTTTATCATCACTAGCACATTTCAGGAAATTGCTGGAAG CAAGGACAGGCCTGGACAGTATGAAAACCATGCAGCCTTCACAATGCCAGGGCTTTGCCGAGTAGTTTCAGGAATCAATGTCTTTGATACAAAATTCAACATTGCTGCTCCTGGGGCTGACCAATCTGTCTACTTCCCCTacatggaaaaacaaaagaggTTAACCTCATTTCATCCCGCCATTGAAGAACTACTCTACAGTAAGGAAGACAACAAAGAACACCT TGGGTATCTATCAGACAGAAAGAAGCCAATCATCTTCTCCATGGCAAGGCTAGATACAGTAAAAAACATTACAGGACTAACTGAATGGTATGGGAAGAACAAAAGGCTGAGAAGCTTGGTGAATCTAGTGGTGGTAGCAGGATTCTTTGATCCATCCAAATCAAAAGACCGAGAAGAAATCGCGGAAATAAAgaagatgcattcattgattgAGAAGTACCAACTCAAGGGCCAATTAAGATGGATAGCAGCTCAGAATGATAGGAACCGCAATGGAGAGCTGTACCGCTGTATTGCAGACACAAAGGGGGCTTTTGTGCAGCCTGCACTGTATGAAGCTTTTGGGCTAACAGTCATTGAGGCGATGAACTGTGGGCTGCCCACCTTTGCAACCAACCAAGGAGGGCCAGCAGAGATTATTTTTGATGGGGTCTCAGGCTTCCACATCGACCCCAACAATGGCGATGAGTCCAGCAACAAGATTGCTGACTTTTTTGAGAAGTGCAAAACAGATAGCGAGTATTGGAACAAGATCTCAACAGCGGGTCTGCAGCGTATATACGAATG CTACACATGGAAGATCTACGCGACCAAAGTGCTGAACATGGGCTCGACCTATGGCTTCTGGAGGCAGTTGAACAAGGATCAGAAGCATGCGAAGAACAGATACCTTCAATTGTTCTACAATCTCCAATTCAGAAAATTG GCGAAGGGTGTGCCCATCCTAAATGAAGAACCGCGAGAGGAACCCCAACCACCACCAGCAACAGCAATAACTAAACCACAACAACCAGCATCAACGGAGGGAGCTAAGCCCCGACCATCAGCACCAACCACGGCACCAAAGCCTCAGCCAGCAGCAAG ACGTCCACAATCTGGTGCCCAAAG GGTCAATGAAGGTTTAGATCAGAAGCAGCCTGGCTTGCCTACAAGAATTCGCGCGTTTTGCCCCTGGCTTTGGTGGTTCTTCATCATCAACATCTCTCTTTTCCTCATCTGGTATCTCCTAATGAAGTTATAA
- the LOC117934381 gene encoding sucrose synthase 7-like isoform X3, with the protein MASSSAPVIKQQDIADTMPDALKQSRYHMKRCFARFVGSGRRLMKYRHIMEEIEKSIEDKAERSRVMDGLLGYILNTTQEAAVVPPYVAFAVRPSPGLWEFVKVSADDLGVDGITSAEYLKFKETIFDENWATDENTLEIDFGAFDYSTPHLTLNSSIGNGLNYVSKFMTSKLSGTSENAKPLVEYLLAMNHQGESLMINEMLNTVSKLQTALIVAEVFVSSLPKDTPYQSFEQRLKDWGFEKGWGDSAERVKDTMRTLSEVLQAPDPMKMELLFSRLPNMFNIVVFSPHGYFGQADVLGLPDTGGQVVYILDQVKALEEELLHRIKQQGLIVKPQILVVTRLIPEARGTKCDQEIEPVLNTKHSHILRVPFRTENGVLRQWVSRFDIYPYLERYAQDASAKILAHMECKPDLIIGNYTDGNMVASLMASKLGVTQGTIAHALEKTKYEDSDVKWKELDGKYHFSCQFTADMFAMNATDFIITSTFQEIAGSKDRPGQYENHAAFTMPGLCRVVSGINVFDTKFNIAAPGADQSVYFPYMEKQKRLTSFHPAIEELLYSKEDNKEHLGYLSDRKKPIIFSMARLDTVKNITGLTEWYGKNKRLRSLVNLVVVAGFFDPSKSKDREEIAEIKKMHSLIEKYQLKGQLRWIAAQNDRNRNGELYRCIADTKGAFVQPALYEAFGLTVIEAMNCGLPTFATNQGGPAEIIFDGVSGFHIDPNNGDESSNKIADFFEKCKTDSEYWNKISTAGLQRIYECYTWKIYATKVLNMGSTYGFWRQLNKDQKHAKNRYLQLFYNLQFRKLAKGVPILNEEPREEPQPPPATAITKPQQPASTEGAKPRPSAPTTAPKPQPAARRPQSGAQRYGDNPK; encoded by the exons ATGGCTTCATCATCAGCTCCAGTCATCAAACAACAAGACATTGCAGACACTATGCCCGACGCTTTAAAGCAGAGCCGATACCACATGAAGAGATGCTTTGCCAG ATTCGTTGGGAGCGGGAGAAGGTTGATGAAGTATCGGCATATCATGGAGGAAATAGAGAAATCCATAGAGGACAAGGCTGAAAGAAGCAGGGTTATGGATGGCCTACTTGGTTACATCCTCAACACCACCCAG GAGGCCGCTGTTGTTCCACCATATGTTGCTTTTGCAGTGAGGCCTAGCCCGGGTTTATGGGAATTTGTTAAGGTGAGCGCAGATGATCTAGGCGTAGATGGCATCACTTCTGCAGAGTACTTGAAGTTTAAAGAAACCATCTTTGATGAAAACTG GGCAACTGATGAAAATACGTTGGAGATAGATTTTGGAGCATTTGACTACTCCACGCCTCACCTCACCCTTAATTCTTCTATTGGGAATGGACTCAACTATGTGTCCAAGTTCATGACATCCAAGCTTTCCGGGACCTCTGAGAATGCCAAGCCTTTGGTGGAGTACTTACTCGCTATGAATCATCAAGGAGAG AGTCTTATGATCAATGAAATGCTAAATACTGTGTCCAAGCTTCAAACAGCATTGATTGTAGCTGAAGTTTTCGTCTCCTCGCTGCCTAAAGACACACCATATCAGAGCTTTGAGCAGAG GTTGAAGGATTGGGGTTTTGAGAAAGGATGGGGAGATAGTGCTGAGAGAGTTAAAGATACAATGAGGACACTCTCTGAAGTGCTCCAAGCCCCGGATCCAATGAAGATGGAGCTTCTCTTCAGCAGGCTCCCAAATATGTTCAACATTGTGGTCTTCTCTCCTCATGGATACTTTGGCCAGGCAGATGTTCTCGGTTTGCCAGATACCGGTGGCCAG GTGGTTTACATTCTAGACCAAGTGAAAGCTCTAGAGGAAGAATTGCTCCACAGAATCAAACAGCAAGGCCTAATTGTGAAGCCTCAGATTCTTGTG GTGACCAGGCTTATACCAGAAGCAAGAGGGACAAAATGCGATCAGGAGATAGAGCCCGTCCTCAACACTAAACACTCTCACATTCTTCGGGTTCCGTTTAGGACCGAAAATGGGGTTCTTCGCCAATGGGTTTCCCGGTTTGACATCTACCCTTACCTTGAAAGATATGCTCAG GATGCTTCTGCTAAGATCCTTGCCCACATGGAATGCAAACCAGACCTCATAATTGGGAACTACACCGATGGAAACATGGTGGCGTCTTTGATGGCTAGCAAACTTGGCGTAACTCAG GGGACTATTGCTCATGCTTTGGAGAAAACCAAGTATGAGGATTCTGATGTGAAGTGGAAGGAGTTAGATGGAAAGTACCATTTTTCATGTCAATTCACAGCTGATATGTTTGCAATGAACGCGACCGACTTTATCATCACTAGCACATTTCAGGAAATTGCTGGAAG CAAGGACAGGCCTGGACAGTATGAAAACCATGCAGCCTTCACAATGCCAGGGCTTTGCCGAGTAGTTTCAGGAATCAATGTCTTTGATACAAAATTCAACATTGCTGCTCCTGGGGCTGACCAATCTGTCTACTTCCCCTacatggaaaaacaaaagaggTTAACCTCATTTCATCCCGCCATTGAAGAACTACTCTACAGTAAGGAAGACAACAAAGAACACCT TGGGTATCTATCAGACAGAAAGAAGCCAATCATCTTCTCCATGGCAAGGCTAGATACAGTAAAAAACATTACAGGACTAACTGAATGGTATGGGAAGAACAAAAGGCTGAGAAGCTTGGTGAATCTAGTGGTGGTAGCAGGATTCTTTGATCCATCCAAATCAAAAGACCGAGAAGAAATCGCGGAAATAAAgaagatgcattcattgattgAGAAGTACCAACTCAAGGGCCAATTAAGATGGATAGCAGCTCAGAATGATAGGAACCGCAATGGAGAGCTGTACCGCTGTATTGCAGACACAAAGGGGGCTTTTGTGCAGCCTGCACTGTATGAAGCTTTTGGGCTAACAGTCATTGAGGCGATGAACTGTGGGCTGCCCACCTTTGCAACCAACCAAGGAGGGCCAGCAGAGATTATTTTTGATGGGGTCTCAGGCTTCCACATCGACCCCAACAATGGCGATGAGTCCAGCAACAAGATTGCTGACTTTTTTGAGAAGTGCAAAACAGATAGCGAGTATTGGAACAAGATCTCAACAGCGGGTCTGCAGCGTATATACGAATG CTACACATGGAAGATCTACGCGACCAAAGTGCTGAACATGGGCTCGACCTATGGCTTCTGGAGGCAGTTGAACAAGGATCAGAAGCATGCGAAGAACAGATACCTTCAATTGTTCTACAATCTCCAATTCAGAAAATTG GCGAAGGGTGTGCCCATCCTAAATGAAGAACCGCGAGAGGAACCCCAACCACCACCAGCAACAGCAATAACTAAACCACAACAACCAGCATCAACGGAGGGAGCTAAGCCCCGACCATCAGCACCAACCACGGCACCAAAGCCTCAGCCAGCAGCAAG ACGTCCACAATCTGGTGCCCAAAGGTATGGCGATAATCCCAAATGA